The genome window gtatatttctGTTTCGATATCTAACTGAATTTTCTCATTCTCTGATTGGCTAACTAGTTGCTCATAATTAGTCAGGAATAGACTTAAAAAGTGATGACTTATGGGATAGCTGTTAGGAaattaattgtgtgtgtgtatgtgtgtgtgtgtgtgtgtgtgtgtgtgtgtgtgtgttaccttggCAGTACAGTTGATGTAGGGGTCTCCTCGTGGTTTCAGTCCGatgacctgcagagagagacacacacacacacgttatttATTATAGTCTtgtttgttaatttaatttacaaattcaaaaaataaaataaaaaatctctcTGGACACAGTGTTAGTGTTACCTCAGTTCTAAAATCAGAGCTTCAGGTATATTAacctgcaggtaaccatagtAACCTTACAGATGCTTCAGGTAACTTAGTGATGAAACTAACCTGACTTAAGACTTTAAAACACGGAGGGGGTTTTAAACACAGCAGATTTTTGTTCAGTTAACGTGATATTAGAGACAGAACTGACACGTTTCTACATGCAGAAGATAATGTCATAATGCTCTTCACCTGGTTcttaatttctcattttaaatacaGTTCCACTTTATTGTACATTAACTCTGACAGAACAGCAAATGAAACAATACTTCATTACTGTATCTGGAAACAAAGAGTCGGAATGAGGTCTGTCGTTTTTTTAATAAGCAAACGATTTTTGATCTAAAAACATCCTGAATGAGAAGTGTTTTACTGACCCGGTTCATCTTGATAATGATGCATGGTTTCCCCTCAGCGTATCCGAAGCTGGCGTCAGGCAGACCGGAGCACTGACGCAGAGTACTGCGTTTAAACTGACACACTTTCTTTATCAGCTCGTCATCCTGTTCAGTGTATTCACCCACCAGACACAAGTCGTTACGCTCCTGCAGACTGTCATTGTaatctgcagagagaaaaaacaacaaaatagctTTTAGCtaaaagcttttatttaaattcttttATTCTGCGCACCAAGCTCCATAGGATCGTCTACGAATGGtgatgccattttccaagaGAATTGATTGGTTAGTAGCCAATATAGGCGGTGCTTCTATACTCAATCTGTTATCTCAGACACAACATTATGTCTGAGATAACTACTGCTGTAGGAGGTCAGAATAATAAAGTTCTGTTCATTTAAGAGTCTGTACGTCAGAGCTGATGGTTCTGTTATAAACTGAAGTTCATTTGTCAGATAAAACATCAGCAGCTTCGGTGACTGAGAATCGTTTATCATCTGATCTTTTCAGAAACTCAACTATGTTTACATATACAAGAAATTTCTCAATGTTGCACAGAGTGCCAAGAACATTTTACAGGAGGATAGAAATAGACagacagctaaaaacaaggacaacaaagctggaCAAAGATAAGTAAAAGCAAATACAACTataatgtacatacaagtagaCAAAAAAAGCGTATATAAATAgatataaaaagcaaaaaattaaCAACCACATACTGTTGTAGTCAAGCAGGAAACAAGGGTTTGGCCCAAACGcacactgaggcagagcaggagcAGTTCAATCATTTTAATGGTAAGAAAAAGCTTACATGGGTaacaggcagtggtcaaaaccagggaagTAGTTCAACAAAAGGCAAGCACATCCGACAggagcaggcaaagtccaaaatccatgCACGTGCCAAGGGTAACATACGATAAGTCCAGCAGAACACAGGGACCCAAGGGCAGGACGcttgacaaacaacaaagacGACAAGACAAgcgaagcacacagactaaatacaacctaaagacaacgagacacaggagagactaatcagggcggagaaaacaatcaaaactggcgggaaaagcaaacaaagacaggaagcaaaactaccagacacatcaaaataaaacaggaaataacatacataaatcctcaaaccatgacacatacaatgtctatatacaagttAAACTGATGCCATGCAACCTTCAGATTTTGTGCTGAAACTTCGCTTTAACTCTGAAGAGCAGGATGTGTATTTGTACTCACGCTGCAGGAGGTCGTGCAGTTGTTCGATGTACTGGTTGTAGTTTGTCGGGTCACTGCGGTTGAAGGAGATTTCAGATGCGTGAGGGCGAATCACCAAACCTgcaatcaacaaaacaaatctataatcaataatcaaactGTGAAAATAGAACGACTGAAACtgagaaattattttaacagcagAGTGATTCAGAGAAaacaatcaacaacaaaacagtaatTTCCATAAaggttgtcatggcaacaacTGCTTCATCCTCTATCTGATCCTACTGACTGATTCATGTTGTTAACTGACATCTGTTGCTTCACACCTGTCCAGCAGGTGTCCTCACTGTGTTTTCACCTAAATAAGTTTGAACTGATTGTGATGAgttttctgtctgcagctcgatttattatttatatcatagaaatgaactgaaacaaatgtctgtctgcattcatttcacTAACTTATTTGACactttatttaaagtaaaagtctCACTTAGATTAAAATCACTTCTTTAAGACAGACCTGGCACAGGAAGTGTAGTGTTAAGGGTTAAACATGAGACCCTATGATAATGAACTCACCTGGGTTGGCCACTCGGTCCTGATGGCGGGGGACATTTTCGTCCAGAGTCTGTAACATCACCCACATGGTGAGAGTGAACATTCCTGCCAGAAACCCATAGAAGACGAGgtagaagaggaggatgagaccTGAGGGAGAGAATtcaaaaatgactttatttaaacacaacagaggaaacaaacactgaacagtCCATCTTCAGGAACCTGATCCTTCCTCTTCACTCTCACCCAGCAGAGTCTCCTCAtatcaaattacatttaatacatttaaatacgtTTCATCTAAACTTTTGATTTCTCCTTCATGTTACTCCCCCCCGAGCGAGGAttgtaacacaaacacaacagtgtACCTGTCACATTCTGCCTATGCGTACCACTGCCCTTCCCCGTgcatccaccagatgccctcggCCCTTCCCTCACTGCGCGTGTTGTCAATCTCAGACGAACACCAGTACTGAACTGCTGCAGTCTGACTGACTGACGCTGCCATTCGATGACTGATGGTCTTCAGTCTTAATCAGTTTTAAAAGTAAATGCGAGGAGGTGCTGACTGAAGCTTCTGATTAGATCTGTGAATCTGTTGgttttaatcagttttaaatgtaaaaggAGTTTCTCGTGATTCCTGTCACAGTTGGAGGTTTTCAGGAGGATTAACATCTTTAAATACGTACTGCACACTTTCTGTGTTTCTtgagctgtaaactaaattatatgactgtactgtgatgaaacacatcagCGCTGGTGATCATATTGACATTCGAATTTATGAAAATCTGCGTTTCATGGTTTGAAAATGGCTCAACACGCCAtcttctgttttaaatcaccctGAACCTTGCAAGGCCAGTGCTGACACCGAGTGGACTTTACGTGTAAGTGTTAACACCCTCTAATCAGGTGTGGCCGATCCACCTCCCCCTGCCTTTGAGTGGGAgtctcattttcaaatatatgaaaatatgcCTCATTCATAAGAATTTACGCTAGTTATTGCGAACGCTCTACTTAGTACTTGTCAGTTTTGGCGCAGTGGTTCGGACCTGCGCTCCTGACGGCTGTACCGGACCGCGTTCGTTGCCTTGATGATGATCCCGCGATAAACAGCAGAGCTACGGCTACGTGCTGCCGCTCCCCACACCGGACAGCCTCTCTGAGCCGCCGCCGTTAGCTCAGCTACAGCACAGGTACGCACACACCTTTACAAAGGGCCACCAAGGCCtcctgactgtcaaagctccagcgTGTCTCCAGCGTGGACCGCCAGAGTCCGGCAGCAGCTGCTCGGTGTCTCCTCACCTCCCACGGCTCACATGAGGCCACGCCCCCTACAGTGCACTCctgcagtcctctgctgcatttttcaaacatgctgggagggagggagctagCAGCATTTGGGGGGTGAAGTTacactttaaatattttgttgcGATTAAATGCAGCTTGTTATGGGTCACACGCAGCCAGCCCAACTCCTGACAAGACAACTTCAGGGAAATAAAATCCCTCAGGTCCATGCTGTTAGTGAGAGAGGTTCATGTGAACTGACTCCAGctaaatataaacacagagCTATAGAGGTAGTTGTGACATGCTGCAGTGCATTATGGGTAATTCAAATGTGctgaatagtgtgtgtgtgtgtgttattaatatatgtgtgtgtaggtgtccAGTACATTTCTCAGTTCATACCAAGAACACTTTTTAAAGGAgtggaagacacacacacacacacacgcacacacacacacacaccacacacacacacacacgcacacacacacacacacacacacacacacacacacacacacacacacacacacacacacacacacacacacacacacacacacacacacacacacacacacacacacacacacaccacacacacacacacacacacacaaacacacacacaggctctaATTTCAGCTCTGACttgcagcagctctgtgtgtgtgtgtgtttgtgtgtctcggTGTGTATCCAGGTCTTTCTTGCtagtttgtcccctgttggttcccctcctgtgtgtgtgtgtgtgtgtgtgtgtgtgtgtgtgtgtgtgtgtgtgtgtgtgtgtgtgtgtggcgtggCGTGGCCTCCGGTGAACCTCCACTCAGaacctgacacacctgctactcatctgctgctgtttgtgtgtgtgtttgtgtgtgtgtttgtgtgtctctgtgtctgtgtgtctctgtgtttgtgtgtgattgtgtgtcgctgtgtttgtgtgtctctgtgtctgtgtgtctctgtgtttgtgtgtgattgtgtgtcgctgtgtttgtgtgtctctgtgtctgtgtgtctctgtgtttatgtgtctctgtgtttgtgtgtctctgtgtttgtgtgtgattgtgtatctctgtgtttgtgtgtgattgtgtatctctgtgtcagtgtgtctgtgtgtctctgtgtctgtgtgtgtgattgtgtatctctgtgtttgtgtgtgattgtgtatctctgtgtcagtgtgtctgtgtgtctctgtgtttgtgtgtgtttgtgtatctctgtgtctgtgtgtctctgtgtttgtgtgtgtttgtgtgtctctgtgtttgtgtgtgattgtgtatctctgtgtctgtgtgtctctgtgtttgtgtgtctctgtgtctgtgtgtctctgtgtttgaaCACCTGTCTGCAGGTTTCTGATCCAGGTGATGTCACCTGCTCTGAGGTAGGTGGAGATCAGAGGATGCAACATGTTCGTGTAAATCGTTcggatgtgtaaaaaaaaaagttttttatttctaatgacTGGCCATAAAGCAGGGGTCGCAGGCCATTGGTTCATTTTCCCCtgtgtcccctgttggttcccctcctgtgtgtgtgtgtgtgtgtgtgtgtgtgtgtgctggcgggGCGTGGCCTCCAGGGGGAACCTCCACTCAGaacctgacacacctgctactcatctgctgctactcccctgttctccatccaccaatcaagaccaTGCAGCATATCTGCCCGTCTTCGCCTGATCATCTGTTTACACTAATGGTACGTCTAGGCCTCTGATCTTGTTTCCTCAGTCCACGACTAATCCTCTGACTCCTTGTGTTCAGGTTCACTCCTCAAACTGACACCTGCCACCGATCTACTCACCGGCTCTCCAGAAGCTTCTCACCACAGGTTTGCCtctgctccactccagccagCCCTCCCCGCCCAGCCTGCCTGATCTCGCCAGCTCCACTCCTGCCAGCCGTCCCCGCCCAGCCTGCCTGATCTCGCCAACTCCACTCCTGCCAGCCGTCCCCGCCCAGCCTGCCTGATCTCGCCAACTCCACTCCTGCCAGCCGTCCCGGCTCAGCCTGCCTGATCTCGCCAGCTCCACTCCTGCCAGCCGTCCCCGCCCAGCCTGCCTGATCTCGCCAGCTCCACTCCTGCCAGCCGTCCCCGCCCAGCCTGCCTGATCTCGCCAACTCCACTCCTGCCAGCCGTCCCCGCCCAGCCTGCCTGATCTCGCCAACTCCACTCCTGCCAGCCGTCCCGGCTCAGCCTGCCTGATCTCACCAGCTCCACTCCTGCCAGCCGTCCCCGCCCAGCCTGCCTGATCTCGCCAACTCCACTCCTGCCAGCCGTCCCGCCCAGCCTGCCTGATCTCGCCAACTCCACTCCTGCCAGCCGTCCCGGCTCAGCCTGCCTGATCTCACCAGCTCCACTCCTGCCAGCCGTCCCCGCCCAGCCTGCCTGATCTCGCCAACTCCACTCCTGCCAGCCGTCCCCGCCCAGCCTGCCTGATCTCGCCAACTCCACTCCTGCCAGCCGTCCCCGCCCAGCCTGCCTGATCTCGCCAGCTCCACTCCAGCCAGCCGTCCCCGCCCAGCCTGCCTGATCCCACCAGCTCCACTCCAGCCATCCATATCTACCCAGCCTGCCTGATCTCGCCAACTCCACTCCAGCCAGCCGTCCCCGCCCAGCCTGCCTGATCCCACCAGTTCCACTCCAGCCGTCCATATCTACCCAGCCGGCCTGATCTCACCAGCTCCACTCCAGCCAGCCCTCCCGCCCAGCCTGCCTGATCTCGCCAGCTCCACTCCAGCCAGCCGTCCCCGCCCAGCCTGCCTGATCTCACCAGCTCCACTCCAGCCAGCCCTCCCCGCCCAGCCTGCCTGATCTCGCCAGCTCCACTCCAGCCAGCCGTCCCGGCTCAGCCTGCCTGATCTCACCAGCTCCACTCCAGTCAGCCGTCCCTGCCCAGCCTGCCTGATCTCGCCAGCTCCACTCCAGCCAGCCGTCCCGGCTCAGCCTGCCTGATCTCACCAGCTCCACTCCAGCCAGCCGTCCCCGCCCAGCCTGCCTGATCTCGCCAGCTCCACTCCTGCCAGCCGTCCCCGCCCAGCCTGCCTGATCCCACCAGCTCCACTCCAGCCATCCATATCTACCCAGCCTGCCTGATCTCACCAGCTCCACTCCAGCCAGCCGTCCCGGCTCAGCCTGCCTGATCTCGCCAGCTCCACTCCAGCCAGCCGTCCCGGCTCAGCCTGCCTGATCTCACCAGCTCCACTCCAGTCAGCCGTCCCCGTCCAGCCTGCCTGATCTCACCAGCTCCACTCCAGCCAGCCGTCCCGGCTCAGCCTGCCTGATCTCACCAGCTCCACTCCAGCCAGCCGTCCCGGCTCAGCCTGCCTGATCTCACCAGCTCCACTCCAGTCAGCCGTCCCCGTCCAGCCTGCCTGATCTCACCAGCTCCACTCCAGCCAGCCGTCCCCGCCCAGCCTGCCTGATCTCGCCAGCTCCACTCCAGCCAGCCGTCCCCGCCCAGCCTGCCTGATCTCGCCAGTTCCACTCCAGCCATCCATCCCCGCTCAGCCTGCCTGATATCACCAGCTCCACTCCAGTCAGCCGTCCCCGTCCAGCCTGCCTGATCTCACCAGCTCCACTCCAGCCAGCCGTCCCGCCCAGCCTGCCTGATCTCGCCAGCTCCACTCCTGCCAGCCGCCCCCGCCCAGCCTGCCTGATCTCGCCAGTTCCACTCCAGCCATCCATCCCCGCTCAGCCTGCCTGATATCACCAGCTCCACTCCAGCCAGCCGTCCCCGCCCAGCCTGCCTGATATCACCAGCTCCACTCCAGTCAGCCGTCCCCGTCCAGCCTGCCTGATCTCACCAGCTCCACTCCAGCCAGCCGTCCCCGCCCAGCCTGCCTGACCTCGCCAGCTCCACTCCTGCCAGCCGTCCCCGCCCAGCCTGCCTGATCTCGCCAGTTCCACTCCAGCCATCCATCCCCGCTCAGCCTGCCTGATATCACCAGCTCCACTCCAGCCAGCCGTCCCCGCCCAGGCTACCTGTGCTCACGGACTGCCTGCCTCAGTCTGGGAATCATCCTCGCATCAGGGAACTTCCCTTcacacacctggttactctTTCAACGTGTTCGTACAATAAACCAAAGACTAACCACTATAACTCGTTTTCGagttgtgcttttgggtccagaatctcTGTATTGTAACAGAACCTGCTTATCTGTAGTGTTGTCTGCCTCCCTACCTGCACGCCTTTTTATATGCCTTCATTGTGGCAATAAATCCTTGAACTGTACCAGCCTGCctatttttctgcatttcagtCCTGTCCCCATTGCGCCGCTCACCAGCTGTGACAAAATCTGatcattaattaaaatgataatttatTAACATGTTTGAATGTTTACAACCATTTCAGTCAACTAAAAACAAAGTGAGCAGAAAATATAGTCCGATACTACAAAGATATACTGTGATGCACTTTAATATGTACACTTTGACATACTGCAGTATATTATAGTAACAGTAATGAACCAGTATGATTGATCTGATGATCAATATGATGTCATTTAACTTGtcagatgtatttttaaaattccaACACAAATGAAAATCAATAATCCTTTCTAATCACAGTCATTGATcaccttctcacacacacacacacacacacacataaagcagTGGGAGAGGCATGCTGAAGCTCAGCGCGTCCAGAGCCGCGCCAGACCGGGTCAGACCGCGACCCGGTCTGTGAAGCCTCCTCatgatcagacagacagtcagtcagtctgacagacagtgagacacaggcagacagaccgacACGCGGGTCTCTGAACCGTTTTTGTAGACCTGTCTTACCCCAGCTGCTGGCGGTCCGGCCCAGGAACTCTCCGGTCCTCGGGTTGTAGATACAATCCTTCCAGGattccttcttctcctctttcttttcctcctcctttttctcctccttcgTCTCCTCCATTTTCTCCTCCGCCTTCACctctttcttcatctcctctTTCTGTTCCTGGTTCGGCTCCTGGTTCTGGTCCTGCGGGCTGGACAACATGCTGGCGCAGCGGGCCGTGCCGGACTAAACAGAGCCGGGCTAATCAACACTGAGCGGGATAACAGCCGGGTTAAACCGATCCGTCAGATTAGTAAACGGAGCTCGGTCTGTGGCTGACAAACACGCCCCcccaccacacatacacacacacacacatacacacacacacacacacacacacacatacacacacacacacacacacacacacacacacacacacacacacacacacacacacacatacacacacacatacacacacacacacacacacacacacatacacacgcatacatacacacacacatacacacacacacacatacacacacacacacacacacagactgctgCAGAACGAGGCGCATGCGCAGTACAGAGCCCGGAGGTGAGTTGTTGGGGGTCTACCATGATGATGGTGAGCTGCACTCTGCTGTAAAATAATCCTGTGATCATGTTATAATCATTCCTATAATCCTGTATTAAatctaaaatattcaaataatattttaatgataCTCTGACAGTGTTTGAATTATCTCCACAGTGAGTCCATACATACGCATCAGGTTTATTACCTCTGTTCTACATGACACCTGTGTTCATCAATAATTACACCTGATCACAGGCATTTACAGGGTCAAaacatgtataatataatatatatatatacagtatattatcataTACTATTATTTGTGTTGCTGAAGGAGAAAGATGGTCTTCAGGAAAGATGTCCTATTTCTGTTCtaattttaataaatatctgaaaattaaaaatgaaatgctgcaCTTTGTTTGTAAAATTATACTAATttaacaaacagaaagagagaataaaataataatcagctGCTCTGAAATAATTATGTAATCACACCAGAGCAGATCACATGACCACAGTGACCACACGTTATTGGATAAAAGCAGGACGATGTCATGctgatgtcacacacacacacacacacacacacacacaaggagggaggaaggcacgtgaggaggagaggacacaaggagaggagacaaggagaggagacaaggagaggagagaggacacaaggagaggacacaaggagaggagacaaggagaggagagaggagacaaggagaggagagaggagacaaggagaggacacaaggagaggagagaggagacaaggagaggagacaaggagaggagagaggagacaaggagaggagagaggagacaaggagaggacacaaggagaggagacaaggagaggagagaggagacaaggagaggagagagagagacaaggagaggacacaaggagaggagacaaggagaggagagaggagacaaggagaggagagaggagacaaggagaggacacaaggagaggagacaaggagaggagagaggagacaaggagaggagagaggagacaaggagaggacacaaggagaggagacaaggagaggagagaggacacaaggagaggacacaaggagaggagacaaggagaggagagaggagacaaggagaggagagaggagacagggagaggacacaaggagaggagagaggagacaaggagaggagagaggagacaaggagaggagacaaggagaggagagaggagacaaggagaggacacaaggagaggagacaaggagaggagagaggagacaaggagaggagagaggagacaaggagaggacacaaggagaggagacaaggagaggagagaggagacaaggagaggacacaaggagaggagacaaggagaggagagaggagacaaggagaggacacaaggagaggagacaaggagaggagagaggagacaaggagaggacacaaggagaggagacaaggagaggagagaggagacaaggagaggagagatgagacaaggagaggacacaaggagaggagagaggacacaaggagaggacacaaggagaggagacaaggagaggacacaaggagaggagacaaggagaggagagaggagacaaggagaggacacaaggagaggagacaaggagaggagagaggagacaaggagaggacacaaggagaggagacaaggagaggagagaggagacaaggagaggacacaaggagaggagacaaggagaggacacaaggagaggagacaaggagaggacacaaggagaggagacaaggagaggagagaggagacaaggagaggagagaggagacaaggagaggacacaaggagaggagacaaggagaggagacaaggagag of Siniperca chuatsi isolate FFG_IHB_CAS linkage group LG7, ASM2008510v1, whole genome shotgun sequence contains these proteins:
- the atp1b3b gene encoding sodium/potassium-transporting ATPase subunit beta-3b; the encoded protein is MLSSPQDQNQEPNQEQKEEMKKEVKAEEKMEETKEEKKEEEKKEEKKESWKDCIYNPRTGEFLGRTASSWGLILLFYLVFYGFLAGMFTLTMWVMLQTLDENVPRHQDRVANPGLVIRPHASEISFNRSDPTNYNQYIEQLHDLLQHYNDSLQERNDLCLVGEYTEQDDELIKKVCQFKRSTLRQCSGLPDASFGYAEGKPCIIIKMNRVIGLKPRGDPYINCTAKRDSPLQMQYFPSEGRLDKMFFPYYGKKAHPDYVQPVVAVQLLLTKEDYNVEQTVECKIEGSDLRNDDDRDKFMGRVTFRVKVSE